In Phyllostomus discolor isolate MPI-MPIP mPhyDis1 chromosome 2, mPhyDis1.pri.v3, whole genome shotgun sequence, the following are encoded in one genomic region:
- the LOC114491089 gene encoding 60S acidic ribosomal protein P1-like, with translation MASISQSSELICTYSALILLDDEVMVTEDKINALIKAAGVNVEPFWPGLFAKALANVNMGGLICKAGAGGPAPAAGVAPVGGPSLVTTATPAKKKVEIKKEESEESNDDFCLFD, from the coding sequence ATGGCCTCCATTTCTCAGAGCTCGGAGCTCATCTGCACCTACTCAGCCCTTATCCTGCTTGATGATGAGGTGATGGTGACAGAGGATAAGATCAATGCCCTCATTAAAGCAGCTGGTGTAAATGTTGAACCTTTCTGGCCAGGCTTGTTTGCAAAGGCTCTGGCCAATGTCAACATGGGGGGCCTCATCTGCAAGGCAGGAGCTGGCGGACCTGCCCCagcagctggtgtggctccagtAGGAGGTCCCTCCCTTGTCACCACTGCTACCCCAGCTAAGAAGAAagtggaaataaagaaagaagaatctgAGGAGTCCAATGAtgacttttgtctttttgattaA